Proteins encoded together in one Chaetodon auriga isolate fChaAug3 chromosome 20, fChaAug3.hap1, whole genome shotgun sequence window:
- the mrtfab gene encoding myocardin related transcription factor Ab isoform X6 — translation MIMLDTNHCLSFEPSPLDSPPMGDDMEKARLLMDHDRQVYHSLKEVLQLKLQQRRTREELVSQGIMPPLKSPAAFHEQRRSLERARTEDYLKRKIRSRPERSELVRMHILEETSAEPSLQAKQLQLKRARLADDLNDKISHRPGPIELVHKNILSVSCPVHSPLDSPKGAGGESSSLDEDSSDAPSPDQPTNHDSPLSAVPQLSPSDALTQNGDMSPPQVITQSPPPPPPPPPPPPQVNGSDSPLFPKVTNGMMVTSANSRPSAGHVKQSQAKTTSDRPPQRPKKPKDSKPKVKKLKYHQYIPPDQKADKERPPQMDSSYAKLLHQQQLFLQLQILNQQQQHYNYHTILPAPPKPPSEQPPTTNSGPSPSRSVPSTTTPTPSNQSGTARQSQTAVGGAKPSTLPANLDEFKVAELKQELKLRGLTVSGTKNDLIERLRNYQEQNGGATAVLKNGILQPGQQGVNTAANAVTCSPTTTTTPDHQSGEGGFKLALSSLAQVVPGRVMRFGSTSSSPPVSPTPSERSLAGMSPDETSCNGDMFGEMVSSPLTQLTLHPSPQHPSNISPLSQSLSKVKEEIQSSCSLSRPSPAPCQLPEPPPGVATDIMDKDQMLQEKDKQIEELTRMLRQKQRLVETLRSQLEQGKMAGGIVLDKDGSDKSRTSPEVKLQTLIKASAIQPPTLPNGIVVKVKQEVETDQEMEGVAEEAQTKTPAQPMQCSQETLLRLQQIHRLQVQQAEQQKQTLQQGQVQQQKVAEAKSSPQKLQQQKKEAQMLLHQQQQLQQLIIQQTQQKQLQAQQKLAQQKLAQQKLSQQKLVQQNQLKQTQGHQQGQQKTQLQLKQVQVQIQKPAVNQAQQRKPLKAQQRQQQRQQTAAVTTQQVAPVFINQQNGTQIHTQAISLDLLKANGTPTLVTDSNGNHYLIALTSGTTDGQNGVSSLAKTNGRITLQRLQSTPSKLPSTDSQSKEQPEAEPVSQPIRKGQKAGLHVDTNCLPQTSLSVTAPPNLQPFFDDMSDSESQSNFSSLKQENGVNSQQMDDLFDILLRSGEIPGFKANPDPSLAPLHSDPPSPSSPPSPLHLSPPTPTEPLVSPQPAVGESCTGSGRLEDFLESTTGAPLLGMEPDGGLTLIDDFHSQMLSTPSILDHPPSPMDTSDLGFSPHSTGLDFGDPTLDSMDWLDISMVGSSSGGNRGSGAGRGGGGGGGGGPAGDGGTSLAPLAPHTPPSVFSTDFLDSTDLQLHWESCL, via the exons CACTGAAGAGCCCGGCGGCCTTTCACGAACAGCGGAGGAGTCTGGAGCGAGCAAGG ACTGAGGACTATCTGAAGAGGAAGATCCGGAGTCGTCCCGAGCGCTCTGAGCTGGTCAGGATGCACATTCTGGAAG AGACGTCTGCAGAGCCGTCCCTGCAGgccaagcagctgcagctgaagcgaGCGCGATTGGCCGACGACCTAAACGACAAGATCTCCCACAGACCAGGTCCCATCGAGCTGGTTCACAAAAACATCCTGTCGGTCAGCTGCCCTGTGCACTCCCCGCTGG aTTCTCCGAAGGGGGCCGGGGGAGAGAGCTCGTCTCTCGATGAAGACAGCAGTGATGCTCCGTCGCCAGACCAGCCAACCAATCACGACTCTCCTCTGAGCGCCGTCCCTCAGCTGTCCCCCTCCGATGCACTCACCCAGAACGGGGACATGTCCCCCCCGCAG GTCATTACACAgtcccctcctccacctcctccaccacctcctcctcctcctcaggtgaaTGGGTCAGACTCCCCCCTATTCCCAAAAGTGACAAATGGGATGATGGTGACCTCAGCAAACTCCCGCCCCTCTGCCGGACATGTCAAG CAGTCTCAGGCTAAGACGACTTCAGACCGTCCTCCGCAGAGACCTAAGAAACCAAAGGACAGCAAACCCAAG gTGAAGAAGCTGAAGTACCACCAGTACATCCCTCCCGACCAGAAGGCAGACAAAGAGCGTCCGCCCCAGATGGACTCGTCTTACGCGaagctcctccaccagcagcagctcttcctgcagctgcagatcctcaaccagcaacagcagcactaCAACTACCACACCATCCTGCCCGCCCCTCCCAA GCCACCAAGTGAGCAGCCTCCCACAACCAATTCTGGCCCTTCCCCCTCCCGCAGCGTTCCTTCGACGACCACCCCGACCCCCTCCAATCAGAGCGGCACTGCCCGGCAGAGCCAAACTGCGGTGGGCGGAGCCAAACCAAGCACTCTGCCGGCCAACCTGGATGAGTTCAAA GTCGCTGAGCTGAAACAGGAACTGAAATTGCGCGGTCTGACCGTCTCAGGCACCAAGAACGACCTCATCGAGAGGCTCCGCAACTACCAGGAGCAAAATGGTGGCGCCACAGCTGTTCTGAAAAATGGCATCTTGCAGCCCGGCCAGCAGGGTGTGAACACAGCTGCTAACGCCGTCACATGTTCTCCAACCACGACTACCACCCCTGACCACCAATCAGGAGAGGGTGGCTTTAAGTTAGCTTTGTCGTCACTGGCTCAGGTGGTTCCAGGGCGGGTCATGAGATTTGGCAGCACCAGCTCCAGCCCTCCGGTGTCCCCAACTCCATCTGAGAGGTCGTTGGCAGGGATGAGTCCAGATGAGACGAGCTGTAACGGAGACATGTTTGGAGAGATG GTGAGCTCACCCCTGACTCAACTCACCCTCCACCCATCTCCTCAGCACCCATCAAACATCTCCCCGCTCTCACAGTCTCTCTCCAAGGTCAAAGAGGAGATCCAGAGCTCATGCAGCCTCTCCAGACCTTCCCCTGCCCCATGTCAGCTTCCAGAGCCCCCGCCTGGAGTCGCCACGGACATTATGGACAAGGACCAGATGCTCCAGGAGAAGGACAAACAGATCGAGGAGTTGACCAGGATGCTGAGGCAGAAACAGAGGCTGGTGGAGACCCTCAGGTCCCAGCTGGAGCAGGGCAAGATGGCAGGTGGAATAGTGTTGGACAAGGACGGAAGCGACAAGAGCAGAACATCTCCAGAGGTCAAGCTTCAAACTCTGATAAAAGCCTCCGCCATTCAGCCCCCCACTCTGCCTAACGGCATCGTAGTGAAGGTGAAGCAGGAGGTGGAGACTGACCAGGAGATGGAAGGAGTAGCAGAGGAGGCCCAGACAAAGACCCCAGCCCAGCCGATGCAGTGCTCTCAGGAGACTCTGCTCCGGCTGCAGCAGATTCATCGGCTGCAGGTTCAGCAAGctgaacagcagaaacagacgcTGCAGCAGGGTCAGGTGCAACAGCAGAAAGTGGCAGAGGCTAAGTCGAGCCCTCAAAaactacagcagcagaagaaagaagCCCAAATGCtgctccatcagcagcagcaactacAGCAACTTATCATACAGCAAACCCAACAGAAACAGCTCCAGGCCCAGCAGAAGTTAGCACAGCAGAAACTCGCCCAACAGAAACTCAGTCAACAGAAGCTGGTGCAGCAGAACCAGCTCAAACAAACTCAAGGGCATCAGCAGGGCCAGCAGAAGACCCAGCTTCAGCTGAAGCAGGTTCAGGTGCAGATCCAGAAGCCTGCAGTGAACCAAGCCCAGCAGAGGAAGCCGCTGAAGGctcagcagcggcagcagcagaggcagcagacgGCAGCGGTCACCACACAGCAG GTGGCTCCGGTCTTCATCAACCAACAGAACGGCACTCAGATCCACACTCAGGCCATTTCTTTAGACCTCCTCAAGGCAAATGGCACGCCAACACTGGTTACCGACAGCAACGGCAACCACTACCTGATCGCTCTCACCAGTGGAACCACAGATGGGCAGAACGGAGTGTCCTCATTGGCCAAAACCAACGGACGCATCACGCTGCAG AGATTGCAGTCAACTCCAAGTAAACTCCCCAGCActgacagccaatcaaaagAGCAGCCAGAGGCCGAGCCTGTGAGCCAACCAATCAGAAAG GGACAGAAGGCGGGACTGCACGTGGACACCAATTGCCTGCCGCAGACCAGCCTGTCAGTCACCGCTCCGCCCAATCTGCAGCCTTTCTTCGACGACATGTCAGACAGTGAAAGCCAAAGCAACTTCTCATCTCTCAAG caggagaATGGCGTGAACAGTCAGCAGATGGACGACCTGTTTGACATCCTGCTGAGGAGTGGAG AAATCCCTGGCTTCAAGGCCAACCCGGACCCTTCCCTCGCCCCTCTCCACTCTGACCCGCCCTCCCCATCTTCTCCGCCgtcccccctccacctctcccctccCACCCCTACGGAGCCCCTCGTCTCCCCCCAGCCTGCTGTGGGAGAGTCCTGCACAGGCAGCGGACGCCTGGAAGACTTCCTGGAGAGCACCACGGGCGCCCCGCTGCTGGGCATGGAGCCCGACGGCGGCCTGACGCTGATCGACGACTTTCACAGCCAAATGCTGAGCACGCCCAGCATCCTGGAccaccctccctctcccatGGACACATCCGACCTGGGCTTCTCCCCACATTCTACGGGGCTGGACTTTGGCGACCCCACCCTGGACAGCATGGACTGGCTGGATATCTCCATGGTGGGGAGCTCAAGCGGAGGGAACAGGGGCAGCGGGGcggggagaggtggaggaggaggaggaggaggagggccagCTGGTGACGGGGGGACGAGCCTGGCCCCGCTGGCGCCGCACACTCCGCCGAGCGTCTTCTCGACCGATTTTCTGGACAGCACGGACCTGCAGCTGCACTGGGAGTCGTGTCTGTAG
- the mrtfab gene encoding myocardin related transcription factor Ab isoform X5, translated as MEVTGTPGLAPSPQSEAVTSELQELSLQPAPDPVPLQERKNVLQLKLQQRRTREELVSQGIMPPLKSPAAFHEQRRSLERARTEDYLKRKIRSRPERSELVRMHILEETSAEPSLQAKQLQLKRARLADDLNDKISHRPGPIELVHKNILSVSCPVHSPLDSPKGAGGESSSLDEDSSDAPSPDQPTNHDSPLSAVPQLSPSDALTQNGDMSPPQVITQSPPPPPPPPPPPPQVNGSDSPLFPKVTNGMMVTSANSRPSAGHVKSQAKTTSDRPPQRPKKPKDSKPKVKKLKYHQYIPPDQKADKERPPQMDSSYAKLLHQQQLFLQLQILNQQQQHYNYHTILPAPPKPPSEQPPTTNSGPSPSRSVPSTTTPTPSNQSGTARQSQTAVGGAKPSTLPANLDEFKVAELKQELKLRGLTVSGTKNDLIERLRNYQEQNGGATAVLKNGILQPGQQGVNTAANAVTCSPTTTTTPDHQSGEGGFKLALSSLAQVVPGRVMRFGSTSSSPPVSPTPSERSLAGMSPDETSCNGDMFGEMVSSPLTQLTLHPSPQHPSNISPLSQSLSKVKEEIQSSCSLSRPSPAPCQLPEPPPGVATDIMDKDQMLQEKDKQIEELTRMLRQKQRLVETLRSQLEQGKMAGGIVLDKDGSDKSRTSPEVKLQTLIKASAIQPPTLPNGIVVKVKQEVETDQEMEGVAEEAQTKTPAQPMQCSQETLLRLQQIHRLQVQQAEQQKQTLQQGQVQQQKVAEAKSSPQKLQQQKKEAQMLLHQQQQLQQLIIQQTQQKQLQAQQKLAQQKLAQQKLSQQKLVQQNQLKQTQGHQQGQQKTQLQLKQVQVQIQKPAVNQAQQRKPLKAQQRQQQRQQTAAVTTQQVAPVFINQQNGTQIHTQAISLDLLKANGTPTLVTDSNGNHYLIALTSGTTDGQNGVSSLAKTNGRITLQRLQSTPSKLPSTDSQSKEQPEAEPVSQPIRKGQKAGLHVDTNCLPQTSLSVTAPPNLQPFFDDMSDSESQSNFSSLKREEVCPPYDRHTLFTPPSPKTNTSLPPQRSKQENGVNSQQMDDLFDILLRSGEIPGFKANPDPSLAPLHSDPPSPSSPPSPLHLSPPTPTEPLVSPQPAVGESCTGSGRLEDFLESTTGAPLLGMEPDGGLTLIDDFHSQMLSTPSILDHPPSPMDTSDLGFSPHSTGLDFGDPTLDSMDWLDISMVGSSSGGNRGSGAGRGGGGGGGGGPAGDGGTSLAPLAPHTPPSVFSTDFLDSTDLQLHWESCL; from the exons CACTGAAGAGCCCGGCGGCCTTTCACGAACAGCGGAGGAGTCTGGAGCGAGCAAGG ACTGAGGACTATCTGAAGAGGAAGATCCGGAGTCGTCCCGAGCGCTCTGAGCTGGTCAGGATGCACATTCTGGAAG AGACGTCTGCAGAGCCGTCCCTGCAGgccaagcagctgcagctgaagcgaGCGCGATTGGCCGACGACCTAAACGACAAGATCTCCCACAGACCAGGTCCCATCGAGCTGGTTCACAAAAACATCCTGTCGGTCAGCTGCCCTGTGCACTCCCCGCTGG aTTCTCCGAAGGGGGCCGGGGGAGAGAGCTCGTCTCTCGATGAAGACAGCAGTGATGCTCCGTCGCCAGACCAGCCAACCAATCACGACTCTCCTCTGAGCGCCGTCCCTCAGCTGTCCCCCTCCGATGCACTCACCCAGAACGGGGACATGTCCCCCCCGCAG GTCATTACACAgtcccctcctccacctcctccaccacctcctcctcctcctcaggtgaaTGGGTCAGACTCCCCCCTATTCCCAAAAGTGACAAATGGGATGATGGTGACCTCAGCAAACTCCCGCCCCTCTGCCGGACATGTCAAG TCTCAGGCTAAGACGACTTCAGACCGTCCTCCGCAGAGACCTAAGAAACCAAAGGACAGCAAACCCAAG gTGAAGAAGCTGAAGTACCACCAGTACATCCCTCCCGACCAGAAGGCAGACAAAGAGCGTCCGCCCCAGATGGACTCGTCTTACGCGaagctcctccaccagcagcagctcttcctgcagctgcagatcctcaaccagcaacagcagcactaCAACTACCACACCATCCTGCCCGCCCCTCCCAA GCCACCAAGTGAGCAGCCTCCCACAACCAATTCTGGCCCTTCCCCCTCCCGCAGCGTTCCTTCGACGACCACCCCGACCCCCTCCAATCAGAGCGGCACTGCCCGGCAGAGCCAAACTGCGGTGGGCGGAGCCAAACCAAGCACTCTGCCGGCCAACCTGGATGAGTTCAAA GTCGCTGAGCTGAAACAGGAACTGAAATTGCGCGGTCTGACCGTCTCAGGCACCAAGAACGACCTCATCGAGAGGCTCCGCAACTACCAGGAGCAAAATGGTGGCGCCACAGCTGTTCTGAAAAATGGCATCTTGCAGCCCGGCCAGCAGGGTGTGAACACAGCTGCTAACGCCGTCACATGTTCTCCAACCACGACTACCACCCCTGACCACCAATCAGGAGAGGGTGGCTTTAAGTTAGCTTTGTCGTCACTGGCTCAGGTGGTTCCAGGGCGGGTCATGAGATTTGGCAGCACCAGCTCCAGCCCTCCGGTGTCCCCAACTCCATCTGAGAGGTCGTTGGCAGGGATGAGTCCAGATGAGACGAGCTGTAACGGAGACATGTTTGGAGAGATG GTGAGCTCACCCCTGACTCAACTCACCCTCCACCCATCTCCTCAGCACCCATCAAACATCTCCCCGCTCTCACAGTCTCTCTCCAAGGTCAAAGAGGAGATCCAGAGCTCATGCAGCCTCTCCAGACCTTCCCCTGCCCCATGTCAGCTTCCAGAGCCCCCGCCTGGAGTCGCCACGGACATTATGGACAAGGACCAGATGCTCCAGGAGAAGGACAAACAGATCGAGGAGTTGACCAGGATGCTGAGGCAGAAACAGAGGCTGGTGGAGACCCTCAGGTCCCAGCTGGAGCAGGGCAAGATGGCAGGTGGAATAGTGTTGGACAAGGACGGAAGCGACAAGAGCAGAACATCTCCAGAGGTCAAGCTTCAAACTCTGATAAAAGCCTCCGCCATTCAGCCCCCCACTCTGCCTAACGGCATCGTAGTGAAGGTGAAGCAGGAGGTGGAGACTGACCAGGAGATGGAAGGAGTAGCAGAGGAGGCCCAGACAAAGACCCCAGCCCAGCCGATGCAGTGCTCTCAGGAGACTCTGCTCCGGCTGCAGCAGATTCATCGGCTGCAGGTTCAGCAAGctgaacagcagaaacagacgcTGCAGCAGGGTCAGGTGCAACAGCAGAAAGTGGCAGAGGCTAAGTCGAGCCCTCAAAaactacagcagcagaagaaagaagCCCAAATGCtgctccatcagcagcagcaactacAGCAACTTATCATACAGCAAACCCAACAGAAACAGCTCCAGGCCCAGCAGAAGTTAGCACAGCAGAAACTCGCCCAACAGAAACTCAGTCAACAGAAGCTGGTGCAGCAGAACCAGCTCAAACAAACTCAAGGGCATCAGCAGGGCCAGCAGAAGACCCAGCTTCAGCTGAAGCAGGTTCAGGTGCAGATCCAGAAGCCTGCAGTGAACCAAGCCCAGCAGAGGAAGCCGCTGAAGGctcagcagcggcagcagcagaggcagcagacgGCAGCGGTCACCACACAGCAG GTGGCTCCGGTCTTCATCAACCAACAGAACGGCACTCAGATCCACACTCAGGCCATTTCTTTAGACCTCCTCAAGGCAAATGGCACGCCAACACTGGTTACCGACAGCAACGGCAACCACTACCTGATCGCTCTCACCAGTGGAACCACAGATGGGCAGAACGGAGTGTCCTCATTGGCCAAAACCAACGGACGCATCACGCTGCAG AGATTGCAGTCAACTCCAAGTAAACTCCCCAGCActgacagccaatcaaaagAGCAGCCAGAGGCCGAGCCTGTGAGCCAACCAATCAGAAAG GGACAGAAGGCGGGACTGCACGTGGACACCAATTGCCTGCCGCAGACCAGCCTGTCAGTCACCGCTCCGCCCAATCTGCAGCCTTTCTTCGACGACATGTCAGACAGTGAAAGCCAAAGCAACTTCTCATCTCTCAAG agagaggaggtgtgtCCGCCTTACGACCGGCACACACTGttcacccctccctctcccaaAACCAACAcctcccttcctcctcagcGCTCCAAA caggagaATGGCGTGAACAGTCAGCAGATGGACGACCTGTTTGACATCCTGCTGAGGAGTGGAG AAATCCCTGGCTTCAAGGCCAACCCGGACCCTTCCCTCGCCCCTCTCCACTCTGACCCGCCCTCCCCATCTTCTCCGCCgtcccccctccacctctcccctccCACCCCTACGGAGCCCCTCGTCTCCCCCCAGCCTGCTGTGGGAGAGTCCTGCACAGGCAGCGGACGCCTGGAAGACTTCCTGGAGAGCACCACGGGCGCCCCGCTGCTGGGCATGGAGCCCGACGGCGGCCTGACGCTGATCGACGACTTTCACAGCCAAATGCTGAGCACGCCCAGCATCCTGGAccaccctccctctcccatGGACACATCCGACCTGGGCTTCTCCCCACATTCTACGGGGCTGGACTTTGGCGACCCCACCCTGGACAGCATGGACTGGCTGGATATCTCCATGGTGGGGAGCTCAAGCGGAGGGAACAGGGGCAGCGGGGcggggagaggtggaggaggaggaggaggaggagggccagCTGGTGACGGGGGGACGAGCCTGGCCCCGCTGGCGCCGCACACTCCGCCGAGCGTCTTCTCGACCGATTTTCTGGACAGCACGGACCTGCAGCTGCACTGGGAGTCGTGTCTGTAG
- the mrtfab gene encoding myocardin related transcription factor Ab isoform X10: MEVTGTPGLAPSPQSEAVTSELQELSLQPAPDPVPLQERKNVLQLKLQQRRTREELVSQGIMPPLKSPAAFHEQRRSLERARTEDYLKRKIRSRPERSELVRMHILEETSAEPSLQAKQLQLKRARLADDLNDKISHRPGPIELVHKNILSVSCPVHSPLDSPKGAGGESSSLDEDSSDAPSPDQPTNHDSPLSAVPQLSPSDALTQNGDMSPPQVITQSPPPPPPPPPPPPQVNGSDSPLFPKVTNGMMVTSANSRPSAGHVKQSQAKTTSDRPPQRPKKPKDSKPKVKKLKYHQYIPPDQKADKERPPQMDSSYAKLLHQQQLFLQLQILNQQQQHYNYHTILPAPPKPPSEQPPTTNSGPSPSRSVPSTTTPTPSNQSGTARQSQTAVGGAKPSTLPANLDEFKVAELKQELKLRGLTVSGTKNDLIERLRNYQEQNGGATAVLKNGILQPGQQGVNTAANAVTCSPTTTTTPDHQSGEGGFKLALSSLAQVVPGRVMRFGSTSSSPPVSPTPSERSLAGMSPDETSCNGDMFGEMVSSPLTQLTLHPSPQHPSNISPLSQSLSKVKEEIQSSCSLSRPSPAPCQLPEPPPGVATDIMDKDQMLQEKDKQIEELTRMLRQKQRLVETLRSQLEQGKMAGGIVLDKDGSDKSRTSPEVKLQTLIKASAIQPPTLPNGIVVKVKQEVETDQEMEGVAEEAQTKTPAQPMQCSQETLLRLQQIHRLQVQQAEQQKQTLQQGQVQQQKVAEAKSSPQKLQQQKKEAQMLLHQQQQLQQLIIQQTQQKQLQAQQKLAQQKLAQQKLSQQKLVQQNQLKQTQGHQQGQQKTQLQLKQVQVQIQKPAVNQAQQRKPLKAQQRQQQRQQTAAVTTQQVAPVFINQQNGTQIHTQAISLDLLKANGTPTLVTDSNGNHYLIALTSGTTDGQNGVSSLAKTNGRITLQRLQSTPSKLPSTDSQSKEQPEAEPVSQPIRKGQKAGLHVDTNCLPQTSLSVTAPPNLQPFFDDMSDSESQSNFSSLKREEVCPPYDRHTLFTPPSPKTNTSLPPQRSKENGVNSQQMDDLFDILLRSGEIPGFKANPDPSLAPLHSDPPSPSSPPSPLHLSPPTPTEPLVSPQPAVGESCTGSGRLEDFLESTTGAPLLGMEPDGGLTLIDDFHSQMLSTPSILDHPPSPMDTSDLGFSPHSTGLDFGDPTLDSMDWLDISMVGSSSGGNRGSGAGRGGGGGGGGGPAGDGGTSLAPLAPHTPPSVFSTDFLDSTDLQLHWESCL, from the exons CACTGAAGAGCCCGGCGGCCTTTCACGAACAGCGGAGGAGTCTGGAGCGAGCAAGG ACTGAGGACTATCTGAAGAGGAAGATCCGGAGTCGTCCCGAGCGCTCTGAGCTGGTCAGGATGCACATTCTGGAAG AGACGTCTGCAGAGCCGTCCCTGCAGgccaagcagctgcagctgaagcgaGCGCGATTGGCCGACGACCTAAACGACAAGATCTCCCACAGACCAGGTCCCATCGAGCTGGTTCACAAAAACATCCTGTCGGTCAGCTGCCCTGTGCACTCCCCGCTGG aTTCTCCGAAGGGGGCCGGGGGAGAGAGCTCGTCTCTCGATGAAGACAGCAGTGATGCTCCGTCGCCAGACCAGCCAACCAATCACGACTCTCCTCTGAGCGCCGTCCCTCAGCTGTCCCCCTCCGATGCACTCACCCAGAACGGGGACATGTCCCCCCCGCAG GTCATTACACAgtcccctcctccacctcctccaccacctcctcctcctcctcaggtgaaTGGGTCAGACTCCCCCCTATTCCCAAAAGTGACAAATGGGATGATGGTGACCTCAGCAAACTCCCGCCCCTCTGCCGGACATGTCAAG CAGTCTCAGGCTAAGACGACTTCAGACCGTCCTCCGCAGAGACCTAAGAAACCAAAGGACAGCAAACCCAAG gTGAAGAAGCTGAAGTACCACCAGTACATCCCTCCCGACCAGAAGGCAGACAAAGAGCGTCCGCCCCAGATGGACTCGTCTTACGCGaagctcctccaccagcagcagctcttcctgcagctgcagatcctcaaccagcaacagcagcactaCAACTACCACACCATCCTGCCCGCCCCTCCCAA GCCACCAAGTGAGCAGCCTCCCACAACCAATTCTGGCCCTTCCCCCTCCCGCAGCGTTCCTTCGACGACCACCCCGACCCCCTCCAATCAGAGCGGCACTGCCCGGCAGAGCCAAACTGCGGTGGGCGGAGCCAAACCAAGCACTCTGCCGGCCAACCTGGATGAGTTCAAA GTCGCTGAGCTGAAACAGGAACTGAAATTGCGCGGTCTGACCGTCTCAGGCACCAAGAACGACCTCATCGAGAGGCTCCGCAACTACCAGGAGCAAAATGGTGGCGCCACAGCTGTTCTGAAAAATGGCATCTTGCAGCCCGGCCAGCAGGGTGTGAACACAGCTGCTAACGCCGTCACATGTTCTCCAACCACGACTACCACCCCTGACCACCAATCAGGAGAGGGTGGCTTTAAGTTAGCTTTGTCGTCACTGGCTCAGGTGGTTCCAGGGCGGGTCATGAGATTTGGCAGCACCAGCTCCAGCCCTCCGGTGTCCCCAACTCCATCTGAGAGGTCGTTGGCAGGGATGAGTCCAGATGAGACGAGCTGTAACGGAGACATGTTTGGAGAGATG GTGAGCTCACCCCTGACTCAACTCACCCTCCACCCATCTCCTCAGCACCCATCAAACATCTCCCCGCTCTCACAGTCTCTCTCCAAGGTCAAAGAGGAGATCCAGAGCTCATGCAGCCTCTCCAGACCTTCCCCTGCCCCATGTCAGCTTCCAGAGCCCCCGCCTGGAGTCGCCACGGACATTATGGACAAGGACCAGATGCTCCAGGAGAAGGACAAACAGATCGAGGAGTTGACCAGGATGCTGAGGCAGAAACAGAGGCTGGTGGAGACCCTCAGGTCCCAGCTGGAGCAGGGCAAGATGGCAGGTGGAATAGTGTTGGACAAGGACGGAAGCGACAAGAGCAGAACATCTCCAGAGGTCAAGCTTCAAACTCTGATAAAAGCCTCCGCCATTCAGCCCCCCACTCTGCCTAACGGCATCGTAGTGAAGGTGAAGCAGGAGGTGGAGACTGACCAGGAGATGGAAGGAGTAGCAGAGGAGGCCCAGACAAAGACCCCAGCCCAGCCGATGCAGTGCTCTCAGGAGACTCTGCTCCGGCTGCAGCAGATTCATCGGCTGCAGGTTCAGCAAGctgaacagcagaaacagacgcTGCAGCAGGGTCAGGTGCAACAGCAGAAAGTGGCAGAGGCTAAGTCGAGCCCTCAAAaactacagcagcagaagaaagaagCCCAAATGCtgctccatcagcagcagcaactacAGCAACTTATCATACAGCAAACCCAACAGAAACAGCTCCAGGCCCAGCAGAAGTTAGCACAGCAGAAACTCGCCCAACAGAAACTCAGTCAACAGAAGCTGGTGCAGCAGAACCAGCTCAAACAAACTCAAGGGCATCAGCAGGGCCAGCAGAAGACCCAGCTTCAGCTGAAGCAGGTTCAGGTGCAGATCCAGAAGCCTGCAGTGAACCAAGCCCAGCAGAGGAAGCCGCTGAAGGctcagcagcggcagcagcagaggcagcagacgGCAGCGGTCACCACACAGCAG GTGGCTCCGGTCTTCATCAACCAACAGAACGGCACTCAGATCCACACTCAGGCCATTTCTTTAGACCTCCTCAAGGCAAATGGCACGCCAACACTGGTTACCGACAGCAACGGCAACCACTACCTGATCGCTCTCACCAGTGGAACCACAGATGGGCAGAACGGAGTGTCCTCATTGGCCAAAACCAACGGACGCATCACGCTGCAG AGATTGCAGTCAACTCCAAGTAAACTCCCCAGCActgacagccaatcaaaagAGCAGCCAGAGGCCGAGCCTGTGAGCCAACCAATCAGAAAG GGACAGAAGGCGGGACTGCACGTGGACACCAATTGCCTGCCGCAGACCAGCCTGTCAGTCACCGCTCCGCCCAATCTGCAGCCTTTCTTCGACGACATGTCAGACAGTGAAAGCCAAAGCAACTTCTCATCTCTCAAG agagaggaggtgtgtCCGCCTTACGACCGGCACACACTGttcacccctccctctcccaaAACCAACAcctcccttcctcctcagcGCTCCAAA gagaATGGCGTGAACAGTCAGCAGATGGACGACCTGTTTGACATCCTGCTGAGGAGTGGAG AAATCCCTGGCTTCAAGGCCAACCCGGACCCTTCCCTCGCCCCTCTCCACTCTGACCCGCCCTCCCCATCTTCTCCGCCgtcccccctccacctctcccctccCACCCCTACGGAGCCCCTCGTCTCCCCCCAGCCTGCTGTGGGAGAGTCCTGCACAGGCAGCGGACGCCTGGAAGACTTCCTGGAGAGCACCACGGGCGCCCCGCTGCTGGGCATGGAGCCCGACGGCGGCCTGACGCTGATCGACGACTTTCACAGCCAAATGCTGAGCACGCCCAGCATCCTGGAccaccctccctctcccatGGACACATCCGACCTGGGCTTCTCCCCACATTCTACGGGGCTGGACTTTGGCGACCCCACCCTGGACAGCATGGACTGGCTGGATATCTCCATGGTGGGGAGCTCAAGCGGAGGGAACAGGGGCAGCGGGGcggggagaggtggaggaggaggaggaggaggagggccagCTGGTGACGGGGGGACGAGCCTGGCCCCGCTGGCGCCGCACACTCCGCCGAGCGTCTTCTCGACCGATTTTCTGGACAGCACGGACCTGCAGCTGCACTGGGAGTCGTGTCTGTAG